In Euphorbia lathyris chromosome 10, ddEupLath1.1, whole genome shotgun sequence, a single genomic region encodes these proteins:
- the LOC136209209 gene encoding uncharacterized protein isoform X3: MIGSVKVVVAHGYLHERIPVPSSYAKKLGEAEGSFTQWPKDLVLLCHDNEVSIPREQSGTKNRLRSEDVTQLLIGDRLSVSILQVFMLAMIDRYPYKFDLNSITFMCPSKVSATILRSSPDASLKYMRHVMEQSLKDSYFVHIMKRTIGFFLCFLWLIALYMYLILTSQEFTNLQLDSS, translated from the exons TCCCGTGCCGTCTTCATATGCTAAGAAACTTGGTGAAGCAGAAGGTAGTTTCACGCAATGGCCAAAAGATTTGGTTCTTCTTTGTCATGATAATGAG GTGAGCATTCCAAGAGAGCAGAGTGGAACCAAGAACAGATTGAGGAGTG AAGATGTTACTCAACTTCTCATAGGAGATCGTCTCAGTGTTTCAATTCTGCAAGTTTTTATGTT GGCTATGATAGATCGGTATCCTTATAAGTTTGATTTGAACTCCATTACATTCATGTGTCCAAGTAAGGTTTCAGCAACCATATTGCGTTCTAGTCCGGATGCTTCTCTCAAATACATGAGACATGTGATGGAACAAAGTCTAAAAGATTCATATTTTGTCCATATCATGAAga GAACCATTGGATTCTTCTTGTGCTTTCTTTGGCTAATCGCGTTGTACATGTATTTGATTCTAACAAGTCAGGAGTTCACCAATTTGCAATTAGACTCATCATGA